tgataggccaaaaatgtattgaccccttatgataaattaatcaattaattagccaagttaattaattaattcaattaacatgcaataacacatggtagcacaaacaaatcaccaaataactaaataaaattaaatttgacatggtgatttgtttacaaatggggaaaacctccaaggcaTAAACCCCACTgtgtgaatttaaggtcaccactcctatgaatccactattatcaaaacaagtggttgcaagtaaaggaatccagataccttatactaacctacagttgaacccttaccccaatacccaaatggacttgttctatagtgacaatctctcattttcaatacatggctcccaatacgtgactaaccaatcgatgcacggatccaagtacgtaactaacacaccaacttgagaaggatgttggctgcaaagtttttcagttcatccacatgatgaagatcaagaagatctttggttacaaaaccctatagcGTACAAACGTAGCAgctttttcaagagaaagatgaactagggcatatgtctccagtcacaatatgCTTGCAACAATAAGTGCAACAACCTTTGTCTCTACTTGAATCAAGTGACACCACTACAAGAAATTTGggtttaggcaatgttttaaaaacatcactaaaaacccaaaaaacgtcactatagacaCAAATGGTCTATagcgacttttttttttgtgacgttCAAAAATGTCACAATAGAGTGGTCGCTATATATCTATTGCGACGTTTTGAAAAACGTTGCCATATGTTATTCTTTAGTGGCATTTAAAAACTTTTAGTGatgttttaaataatattacattttcatatataatgtTGGAAAATACATTTAGTGACATTTTGAAAACGCCACAAATAATCGCACTTATAGCGACGTTTCAAAAATGTCGCAAAAGCATTTGTCCCCTTGCTTTTTAGTGACATTTTTAAAGTGTCGCTATAGGATTGATTATTGGCAGCGTTTTAAAGGTGTCGCTAAAATGGATTTCCTCTTACTttttagtgacgtttttaaaatGTCACAAAAACCTGCTCATTTTtgttcaaatattaaaaatgctaTATAAACCTGcttaaaattgaacaataactaacacaagcttataataaATCAAATATACCTATTGATCATCAATATTCTACAATAACACATTAACCATAgattcaatatataaatatatatatatatatatatgtttaatacCAATACATATATCATCTTGAATTGAACAAAATACTTGtctaactaccaaaaaaaaaaaaaaaaaaaaaaaaaaaaccaccacctAAACTATGACAATATTAAACAAAGTACAATACTTCCAAAATAAATGTGGTTGTAACAAAACACTTGTCTACCTATACAAAAAGAAACCACCACCCAAACTATgacaatattataaaaaaaagtacaatagtTCGAAAATAATTGTGGTTGTTCAAAATAACTATGTAATAGCCCATGGAGTCCTTAAAACACTGCATGTACCGCTATATGCTAGTTTCTTGATGGGATAAAGCCTGTGACCTGTAAGGAGTTGGAGATTGATAATCTAAACTGAAACCACCCTGAATACAAATTAAAGTATCTAATAAGTTCATAAAGTAATCATTTCAAGTAACAAAATAATAGTTgctttacttaaaaaatttaaaaaccaaatacattcttaaaacattaaaatttaataccCAACTAGCTTTTGAAGAATGATTTTGCTGATTTTGCACTAGTTGCATCAATTGGGTCATTCGCTCCTCTAAGTTTTCATAACGATTCACTTTCTCCGTCAAAGAAGCCACTTGATTCTTCAACTGAGTCACTTTAGCATCACTTTCTTGGCTTCTTACTTGAGCAATTGCAGGAGTGCTCTTGGCAGGATGCATACTTGGAGTTGGGCCAAATCCCACACCTCGAACACGACCATTGCGCTCATTACCAAACACTTGAGCATATACATCATCTGGTGCCCATGCAATACTACCAGTAAGGTCGGATGACTGTACACGATTTGAGGACTCACTCAATAGttcgttgattttttttttttctaatattcaaaatttgaacACAATAACACATTAGAAATTAACAATGTTAATAAATTCAATATTACACTTAGCAAATCATGATATTACTTACAATGTTGCCTTCTGCTACGGTGTTAACTAGAGTACCATCTTTATGAAGATGGAGTTTTACATATACATCCGCATGCTCTACAAGATGCCCAAGCGTTGTTACCTAAATTATGgtcatttcatttatttaattaggAATAATGGTTTCATACAAACTTAAGAACAATCTAATAAGTCATTTACAAGATAATTATTAAGTCATTACCATTTCTTCTACATATGAAGCAAAGTTTTTTGAACCACCAGTATGTACATTTGTTTGCTTGGAACGACTATTCTTGTTTTTCAAAGCAAGCTCCTACgttcaaaaaaattacatatttaaacaaagtattatttgaatatatttttcatggTAGATATTCAATGTAGAATAAAGATATCCATATGAATGTTCTTGTTCTGATGATGATGTAGAACAATTAAAGCATATCAATATAGAATAATACCTTCGTTTTTGGTAAACTCCAATACTGAACAAGGTCTTCATAATCTTCATAAATTACATTTGGTGGTACTCGTGCTCTATTTCCTCTTCCTAGGAAATACTTCTTCTTCAAAGTTGACTTGTGGTTCTTCCAAGATTTCGCAATTGAGGACAATGTCCTATTCTTCATTGCCTCCAACCTAGCAAGTTCTTCAGGCAAAATCCATTTTGACTGCATGCAATAGCTTAGTTAGCAAATCCATATCAAGCTAAACACTTGTGTAAAACTCATTATAAGATAGAATAATACACATATAGTCTATAACTTCCTGAATACCTGAACAATATCCCATATTTGTTCCTTAAATTCATCTGGCATTCTTGTCCAATTCTTATACTTAATTGGGCACAAATGGGGTTTTCGTGCAATTGTACCCAACCAACTTGTGAAGTTCCTCCCTGCCTTCTTAATTGGTTGATTTGAACTAGTTAATGGCAATTCAATCTTGTGATTTTCAGGGAGATTCCAAATGAATAAGTAATTGTTAGCACCACGAGTAGCACGTACTGGAAGCGGCACAACTGTAATgagaataaaacaataaaagtcATTGTCGTGCAATATGGGATATTTGTCAAACAATATTAACCATACTCACAAACATGGTcttagaaatatataaaataccTGGATTTGGTGCATTTGATGGATTAACTGTGGATGATTGGTCAATTTCTTGTTGTGACTCATGATCCACATTTTCATTAGAGGCTTGTTGTGATGACCTTACCGAAACGTCACGTATAACTAAaccttttattttcatttataccTTCAAGAACTAAAATAAGCAAAGAAGATTTATATCCATTTCTATCCATATCTTCATttacaaaacaaattcaaaatcacGTAGTTTCATAAACATGCAAATAAGATTACACATAAtcttaaatataataaacaaaccatATCAAGTCTATTTATATCTTCATTCACACAAATGGATTAAGTCTTGTATATCTACAAACATAAGTAAAAACCATGGAAGTAGAATTACACATACACTTAAATATAGTACACAACATATTCAAAACCACATAGTTTCATAACATGCAAATAAGATTACACATAATCTTAAATATACTAAACAAATCATATCAAATCTATCAATATTCTCATTCACACAAATGGATTAAGTCTTGAATCTCTACAAACTTAAGCAAAAACCATGGAAATAGAATTACGCATACACTTAAATATAGTGCACAACATATTCAAAACCACATAGTTTAATAAACATGCAAATAGGAATACACAAATGGACTAAGTCTTTAACATCTTAAGAAACAAGCAACAACCATCTACAAAGGATTACAAATAAACTTGTCCTATAATACACAACAActttgacagtttttagacccctcacacaattgattaaacctaggtaattagccaagttgttacttagtccaattaaacgagtctaggttatcacaataataaagatcaaatcatgcaaagcagcggaaaataaataacacacgatatgatcactcaggaaaccaaaccgataaaaacctggagaggatttgacctagctatcctcaaggtaaacctgaatccattatcttgaaagaattgaagttcatacaaaatgacttacaagcacccccgcttgacttcctaatgctaccaaccagtagaacttactgacacgaccacgtgcaagctccgaatccacggactccttccttcttggattcccaccagctacaagcacccccgcttgtgtattctttaagctttaatggcagcaactgttttgatcatcaaggtgtagagaatatctcctccttgaaaaccctaagtttgtgtaaaggaaagctcctctagatctcacaagagatttacacaaaccgcaatatgagcaacactaaaacgtggctagggtttgccttttatacttaggacaaataagaaaccccctaaaaaatttttaaaacaattagggctaagttggaaaattctgcagaaaagcaatctgcccgagcttcgatcagtcaagcctaagcttcgatcgatcgagccaggccgaaagccacagtgctttctactttacactcgattccaactttacattgacatacaactttgatctagctttaaacacttctaaacacattgttttgatcatggtttgccaacaatacaaattagagttctaaatacataaattccTACACtgtagaacctaacaaacttcATAACCACCTAGTTTCATAAACATGCAAATAAGATTACACAAGATAACTTTAAAGCTCTTCACAAGCAAAGCAAATAGAAATACACAAAAAAGATGAATGACATATTAACTCTCATCATCAGCCGACTCATCATTTGACCCATCATTTAACTCTTCACCATCTTCATTCTTATCATCAGTAGACTCATCATTGGACTCATACATGTCATCAATGAACTCTTCATCATCTATATTGTCATCTTCAACCAATTCATGCTCAACAAATAACGGTGTTTCATAAATGGTCCCTTCTACATCTCTACGAGTCTATGCAAGGTTATCATTTACATCATGTGCATTATCAATGGTTATATTATAAGGAACATTCTCACAAAAGTTATCTACATCATCATCAGATGAAGCACCAGTTCCAACATCAAAAACATCTCTAGATTTTGTTTTAACAATGACCATCCAATCTTTATGTCTTGGATCTTCCACATAAAAGATTTGTGAAGCTAAGACATACGGCTCATCAATCAATCGATCACCCTTATGTATCAATCTTGTAAAGTTGACAAGAGGGAAACCAAACTTGTCAGAATAGTTCAACTCAACAATGTCAGTTAAGACACCATAGTAAGTAACGCCACCTTCAATGGCGACACTAAGTCCACTGTTTTGAGTTTTCCTATTTGCCTCAAAATCTTTGGTGCGAAACTTCAATCCATTTAGAACATAACGCTTGAACCGTTTAACTTCATTATCTGGATATCAAGCAAGCCATATAACTTTTTTAGGAAGTTTCTCCCTCTCATCAACATCCATTGACAACACCTAATATAAACGATGTGTTCTATTAAAAGTATAATCTCAAGAAAGGTATAGcaaaaaatacttttatatgTCATACACTTACATGGTACTTAAACCAGTGACAAAATCTCTCCATGTGTTGCTTTTCAATAACATCATTAGCTACATTTGGGTGAAGTTCCTTTAAATGATCTTTGTGCACACTGTGTAAGAAAATTTGTGTTAGTATCATAAACTTGAGTTATGTTATGACATTAAGCAGTAATGGATGATGTCTTAATTACTTACATGCGAAATGGGGTAATTTCATCACAACTAAATAGCACATAACGATGTGCTTGGGTCCATGATTTTGAGTCTAGGGTGATGCTCAACACCGCACCTGTAGATTCTTCAACATTCCTTACGGGCCAAGTGAAGACAGTTTTGACATTTTTGAAATATCATGAACAGAATGTTAAGCACTCCTCTGCCAAGTACCCTTCTGCAATACAACCTTCTGGACAAGCCTTATTTCGAATATAGGACTTCAATCGTGACAAGTACCTATatgaataaagaaaatcaacaaTGGAACATTGAATTTGAATGAAAGAAAATGGACAGGCTTACTATGTATGTCTTACTACTCTATGGGATACATCCAACGATAATGAACTAGGCCAGCAATCTTGGCTTCGTCAGTCAAATGAATGAGTAGATCTACCATAACTGTAAAGAAAGAATGAGGGAATATCCTTTCCAATTTGCACGTCACTGCAATTCTCTTCTGAAGACTCTCAAGATCTTCCAAACTCAATACTTTGGAACATATTTCCCTAAAGGAACAAGATAACTCAATCAAATGCTTGCTCACTTCATCCGGCAAAAATCCATTGATATCTATTGGAAAAAGTTGTTGTATCAAGATATGACTATCATGGCTCTTCATCCCAGAAATCTTGCGTTCTTTAAGTTTAGCACAACGGGATACATTTGAAGCATAGCCATCCGGCACACTTACacccttcaaaacttgcaaaaaaatatctttttcaCTAGTAGTCATTTCAAAGCAAGCAGGTGGCTTATATGTCTTATCACTACCAAGCTCCTCAAGATAAAGTTCATTTCTTATACCCATTTCTTCTAAGTCAAGGCGTGCCTTTAAGTTATCCCTCGTCTTTCCATCCATGTTCAACACTGTGCCAATTACATTGTCAACCATATTTTTTTCTATATGCATCACATCAAGATTGTGACGCAACATGTGGTTCTCCCAATAAGgcaagttaaaaaatatttttctcttcttccatATACACAAGGCTTCCTCccccttttttcttatttgtcaaatttgtaaggttgaatttattcaaccatctaattggctttatttcgtgccaaatttgcttgtaattcagcatttagtaaccctgtatttaggtgggattgttgtaagggtagtgagtgagatagagtgaagtttgctcaagagtgtgcaagaaaacagagtgtcgcggctgggactcgcgggtggactcgcggcttcaacccgccagaagatgcacacgtgccaagcatgctggaagatgaacagtcatgctagctggagcactacaggacaaaacaggacaactggccatacggttaactcgcgactggatctcgcaacttggtcaagccgcgaggtcaagccgcaagccacccctgttttggaaaaacctgacgtttcgcattcctcttcactccagtataaatacccttttaacccacgattgaaagagagcttccagagagaattttgagagagaaaccctaaagaaaaacaagattgtttcacacacaatccctaccttagagtctcatcaaattccctcactctcttcctctccattgttaaatccttgagaggcattataccaaacctggttctcaccattatcatctctgtgagacagtcgtttggagttctgggaagcagttaggaaggagccaatcttcattggttgatgctacagtgtagtagcggaatccgggaagctagaaaagaaaaaggttcggcgcaacctcgttggagcaagaagcttggagggcttaggtgcactgggtagattaggcttggagggtctattgctgtccttgtatcccaactgtattttctagtggattgattaccgcttggagggtggcggagaggtttttcgccgaggtcttcggtttcctcttcgataacacatcgggtgttatctctgtgtttgcatcttccttcctctctatctctgcctttattttatctgctgtggattttattccATTATGGCTTAGagagtatttaacctatttcacattatagcatatgttaagtttccgcacacttgttgtttgacatattgcttgtgttggttaagttaatatttgggggtctaaacgttcaaaagtgttttggtacacgtttttgaactttcaaaattaacttttttcttCCCAAAAACAACATCAACCACAGCTTCTGTTGGCGCAATGATTTCACTTCCTAACACTACAACAGGAGCTTGACTAAAATCTTTACGCCCATCAAACTCCCTATCATGATTACGAAATTCATGATCACTATCCAAGAATTGCCTATGTCCAATATAGCTGAATTTTCTTCCATGTTTTAACCAACGAGATTGAGGATCGTAGTTACAAGAAGGACATGAAAGAGCTTCTTTGTTACTCCAACTTGAAATATCACCATATGCTGGAAAATCATTTATAGTCCACAACAATGCTGCATGCATTTGAAATGAGCTATTGGAAGACACATCAAATGTTTCTACTCCAACATCTAATAATTCCTTGAGTTCTTGTACTAAGGGTTGTAAGTACACATCTATATCGTTCCCAGGAGAGGTTGGAGCAGGAATCAATAGTGATAATATGAAATAAGCCCTTTTCATACACATCCAAGGAGGAAGATTGTATGAGACCAACATGACAAGCCAAGTGCTATGAGCAGTACTCATATTGAAGAACGGGTTGAATCCATTAGCTGCTAATCCAAGTCTAACATTACGAGGCTCAGATGAGAATTCTACATACTTAGAGTCAAATGACTTCCAAGCTTCAGAGTCAGCAGGATGCCTCATTAACCCATCATGTGTACGACCATCAACATGCCATTTCATGTGGGGAGCTACTTCGGGAGACATAAACAATCGTTTCGACCTTGGCTTCAAAGGGAACCACCTTAAGATCTTTACAGCTTTCTTCTTTACCTTCTTGGAAGGAGCATTCGTATTTTTTGGAACTCCGGCCTCGTTGCTTGCCCACCTTGAAAGGTTACAATTTGAGCAAGCTTCAAGGTTGgaattttccttccaaaacaACATACAATCATTGGGGCAAGCATCAATCTTTTCATAACTCAAACCTAGAtccctaataattttttttgcctcATAACAGTCTTTTGGTAACTTCGCACTTGAAGGTAGTAGCTCTTGCAAAAATTGAAGCAAGAAAGTGACTGATTTGTTACTCCAACCAAGTAGACACTTCAAGTGGTACAAATACACAATGCTGACaatttgctaaactttgtacaacCTTCATAACAAGGTTCCTCAACATCTTTGAGCAATTTGAGAAATTGGAGTGATTCTTCGTTAGGACCTTGTGTAGGTTGTTCCACACTAGGGCCTCCTACCACAGGATCTGATGCCATATCTTCTTCCATTGGTTCGAGCACCATATCATGCATAGGGAACATGTGATGCAACATTTTACGcatattactattttcatttGGGTTTTCTTGGACAGAAGTACTAGGAGTTCTAATAGAAGTCTTTCTAGATGATGATTGCCCGTGAAAAATCCAACATTGATAACCCCTACAAATCCCATGTGATACTAGATGAATTCGTACAACATCTATAGCCAACATTGTTGAATGTGCACATTTTCAACATGGACAAACAATCGTACCATCTCGTTGTTTATGTTGAGATGCAAAATTCAAGAATTGTGCAACTCCATTTCTATATTCCACAGATGTCCTATCTCTAATGTCCATCCAACTCTTGTCCATAGCTATAGAACAAAATAACTAAACAATCCACCACAAAACAATtatcaatataacaatatagaATGCTTAAAAGTATTGAAGTCTAAAAAGTAATCAACAACCATAACTCAACAACATCCAAatgttcaaaaaataataaacactcccaatatgaatttaaaccaccttataacaccaagcaagccacccgcttgctccaacacaacaatccTCCCAATATAATTATCATAATCACAAATATAGAATGCTTATAAGTATTGAAGTCCAAAAATTAATCAacaaatataactcaaaaatatcCATCCaggttttcaaaaaataataaacacttCCAATATGAATGTAAACCACCTTGTAGCActatgcaagccacccgcttgctccaactcAACAATCCACCCCAACACAATTATCATAATCACAAATATAGAATGTAAGATTAAGtccaaaaattaatcaaaaaataTAACTCCAATACAATTTCCAAATTTAATAAATCCAccaataaaaaaggaaaaaaattgaacacaaagagagaaagaactgGATAGAGCTCATAAGACTAGAGAAAGAACTAAATGCCTTATATATTGAATCAGATTTCATAAGGTGAATTCTTACAAGCTACTTGttaattactaaattttttttccccaataaaTGTATAAGTGAAATAGTTAAAGCCATGATTTGTAACTAGTAGTGCTGAGGTGTCATCAAATCGGAAGTAACAGTTCAAGAAATCAAGgtaccataaaaataaaaatttgttatagaGTTGTTGTGATACTCTAGGTTGTGGGGATTGAATTGTACGAGTGTGTGCAACACCAACATGTCCTAAGTTTCGCATTTAACATGTACTATAGATCAATTTAGGCTATTCATGTGATTAAGATGAGCCCCAATTATAACTAATGCTTTGGGGCATAATGTAGATATAGTGCTCCCTTAGGTAATAACAAATGGTATTAAAGCTAGGGTGATATTGTTTTGATTATGCAATTTAATTATGCTaaatatttgatgaagttttgaTTAATTGTACCCATTTGACTTCAAGTCCTGTTTTtcttatccccccccccccccaacctaaaaggtaaaaaactcaaaaagaaatatttatattctttttaactaataagaaaaagaaattttattaatggagAGAATGTTTCAATAATTATATGATAAAGCTACCACTATCCAATAATGCCATTACAAAAATGTAGCTAGTCActaaatttagattttattatcTTCCTCTCTTTGAAGAATGTTTCTAGCTAATCCATGAGTAGCATCACATTGAAATATGAAGCATTACCAAGTTTACTATTGGcataattttccaattttagGGATGAGGTGGGTTTTGCAAATAACCAAAGTATTAAATAGTAGAAAAGATGTTTGTGACAGACAAATCTTTGTTCATAATTGGTAgtcattataattattataacttTTGCAAATTTGTGACAAATGAGTATTAGTTCATAATTGTAGTCATGGTAATTAGTATAAGTTTTGCACTTAGATACTATGCTCCTCTTAATACGTTAGAAATACTTAATATCTTCTTGTTTgattgaattgaaatttgttaataataataataatttggaaTTGGTAGTAGTTCTATTCCTTGGTTTGTTTCTCATTAAAAGATGCTAGAAAGACTCAATCAAGTGTCAACCATATCcatccaaatttcaaaatttaataaacacTTCCAATATCAATTACAAtgaccttataaca
This DNA window, taken from Quercus robur chromosome 2, dhQueRobu3.1, whole genome shotgun sequence, encodes the following:
- the LOC126703426 gene encoding uncharacterized protein LOC126703426; this encodes MKIKGLVIRDVSVRSSQQASNENVDHESQQEIDQSSTVNPSNAPNPVVPLPVRATRGANNYLFIWNLPENHKIELPLTSSNQPIKKAGRNFTSWLGTIARKPHLCPIKYKNWTRMPDEFKEQIWDIVQSKWILPEELARLEAMKNRTLSSIAKSWKNHKSTLKKKYFLGRGNRARVPPNVIYEDYEDLVQYWSLPKTKELALKNKNSRSKQTNVHTGGSKNFASYVEEMVTTLGHLVEHADVYVKLHLHKDGTLVNTVAEGNISSDLTGSIAWAPDDVYAQVFGNERNGRVRGVGFGPTPSMHPAKSTPAIAQVRSQESDAKVTQLKNQVASLTEKVNRYENLEERMTQLMQLVQNQQNHSSKASWGGFSLDYQSPTPYRSQALSHQETSI